Proteins co-encoded in one Coleofasciculaceae cyanobacterium genomic window:
- the tyrA gene encoding bifunctional chorismate mutase/prephenate dehydrogenase: MSETLEQIDRELIKLLGKKISCLTRSQHNGCGDRPEVTSLLAQAGIPEFIWQNLTINCAAASTATSCSPTVKPRRVTVIGGRGQMGSFFVEQLSLSGHYVNVLGRNDWGNAQQLLGTADLVIVSVPIEQTVPIIEKTARYLTASTTLADVTSIKTPIVQAMLDRHPGPVLGLHPMFGPGIDSFLAQNVVVCPGRQQQAYQWFLDFIANKGGKAIWCTPQEHDRMMGIVQAIRHFCTFGLGAFLAEEEIDLSRTLEFASPLYRMQLDLVGRLFAGDASLYLNLMSLEERPQVISRLAATYSRLAELVEKSDRTALSEEFEVASSFFGQETCRALEESNYMIDSLSRLLAANQTVAKANKVLLDEEAISPVS; this comes from the coding sequence GTGTCAGAAACTCTAGAGCAAATCGATCGCGAACTCATTAAGCTGCTGGGCAAAAAAATTTCTTGTTTGACGCGTTCCCAACATAATGGTTGTGGCGATCGCCCAGAGGTCACTAGCTTGCTCGCTCAAGCTGGCATTCCTGAATTTATTTGGCAAAATCTAACTATCAACTGTGCTGCTGCCAGCACTGCTACCTCTTGTTCTCCGACTGTTAAGCCACGACGAGTGACAGTAATTGGCGGGCGCGGTCAGATGGGAAGCTTTTTCGTCGAGCAGCTATCGTTGTCTGGTCATTATGTAAATGTTCTAGGACGGAATGATTGGGGCAATGCTCAACAGCTATTAGGAACAGCAGACTTAGTAATAGTTAGCGTTCCTATAGAACAAACAGTACCGATTATTGAAAAAACTGCTCGATACCTTACCGCTTCAACTACACTAGCAGACGTTACTAGCATTAAAACGCCTATAGTACAGGCGATGCTCGATCGCCACCCTGGACCAGTACTTGGCTTGCATCCAATGTTCGGTCCGGGAATTGACTCGTTTTTAGCGCAAAATGTGGTGGTTTGTCCTGGTCGGCAGCAGCAAGCCTATCAGTGGTTTCTAGATTTTATCGCCAATAAAGGTGGCAAAGCGATCTGGTGTACGCCCCAAGAACACGATCGCATGATGGGCATTGTGCAGGCAATCAGACACTTTTGTACTTTTGGTCTGGGGGCATTCTTAGCCGAAGAAGAAATCGATCTGTCTCGTACTTTAGAATTTGCTAGCCCTCTCTACCGAATGCAGCTCGATCTAGTTGGTCGCTTATTTGCTGGGGATGCGTCCCTATATTTGAATCTGATGTCACTAGAGGAACGCCCCCAAGTAATTAGTCGATTAGCCGCTACCTACAGCCGCTTAGCGGAACTAGTAGAAAAAAGCGATCGCACTGCTTTAAGCGAAGAGTTTGAGGTTGCCTCTAGTTTCTTCGGACAAGAAACCTGTCGCGCTTTAGAAGAAAGCAACTATATGATTGATAGTCTGAGCCGTCTTTTGGCTGCCAATCAAACTGTAGCCAAAGCGAATAAAGTTTTATTAGATGAGGAGGCTATTTCTCCCGTAAGTTAA
- the aroF gene encoding 3-deoxy-7-phosphoheptulonate synthase, whose amino-acid sequence MIVVVKSGTPEQEINRICLQLSTTWKVTPEKIAGKHKVVIGMIGDTAELDPLLVQEVSPWIEQVLPVEKPFKRVSREYRHGEASEIVVPTPNGPVTFGENQPVVLIAGPCSVENETMIVETAQRVKAAGAKFLRGGAYKPRTSPYSFQGHGESALDLLAKAREVSGLGIITEVMDTADLDKIVEVADIIQIGARNMQNFSLLKKVGAQDKPVLLKRAMAATIDDWLMAAEYILAAGNANVILCERGIRTFDRKYTRNTLDLSVVPVLRSLTHLPIAIDPSHGIGVAAFVPTMAKAAIAVGTDALMIEVHPNPAKALSDGPQCLTPDRFDLLTQELAIVGKAIDRWQQPAAALV is encoded by the coding sequence ATGATCGTTGTTGTTAAATCTGGTACGCCAGAACAAGAAATTAATCGGATTTGTTTACAGCTAAGTACTACCTGGAAGGTAACGCCGGAAAAAATCGCCGGTAAGCATAAGGTCGTAATCGGCATGATTGGCGATACGGCAGAGCTCGACCCGCTACTGGTGCAGGAAGTGAGTCCTTGGATCGAGCAGGTTTTGCCAGTCGAAAAACCCTTCAAACGTGTCAGCCGCGAGTATCGTCATGGAGAAGCAAGCGAGATAGTTGTACCTACTCCTAACGGTCCTGTCACCTTTGGAGAAAATCAGCCCGTCGTGCTGATAGCTGGTCCCTGCTCGGTAGAAAACGAAACGATGATTGTTGAAACGGCGCAGCGAGTTAAGGCAGCAGGAGCCAAGTTCCTGCGGGGTGGGGCATACAAGCCTCGTACTTCTCCCTATTCTTTCCAAGGTCACGGCGAAAGCGCGTTGGATCTGCTAGCGAAAGCGCGAGAAGTGTCAGGACTTGGAATAATTACAGAGGTAATGGATACAGCCGATCTTGATAAGATCGTCGAGGTGGCTGATATTATACAAATTGGTGCTAGAAATATGCAGAACTTTTCGCTGCTAAAGAAAGTGGGAGCGCAAGATAAGCCAGTGCTGCTCAAGCGCGCTATGGCTGCCACCATCGATGACTGGCTGATGGCGGCTGAATATATCCTGGCGGCTGGCAATGCCAACGTTATTTTATGCGAACGCGGTATTCGTACCTTTGATCGCAAATACACTCGTAATACACTAGACCTTTCCGTCGTGCCAGTACTGCGCTCCTTAACTCATCTACCGATCGCGATCGATCCCAGCCACGGTATCGGGGTAGCTGCGTTTGTTCCGACGATGGCAAAAGCGGCGATCGCTGTCGGCACAGATGCTCTGATGATTGAGGTTCACCCCAACCCTGCTAAAGCTCTGTCTGATGGACCTCAATGTCTGACTCCAGATCGCTTCGATCTACTGACTCAGGAACTGGCTATTGTTGGTAAAGCGATAGATCGCTGGCAACAACCTGCTGCAGCACTTGTTTAA
- the trpD gene encoding anthranilate phosphoribosyltransferase, whose translation MVETPVAQKPSSTSDSSNWSSLLQQLLDRQSLSVDRAADLMQGWLTESIPTVLSGAILAAFQAKGVSAQELLGMVQVLHSQSLVPWRETPDGAYSRLASERWSVRLQDSLRNTSPLIDTCGTGGDGASTFNISTAVAFVAAAVGLKVAKHGNRSASSKTGSADVLEALGVNLKAEPEKVQRAVREVGITFLFAPGWHPALKAVAPLRKTLKIRTIFNLLGPLVNPLQPTGQVIGVSDPALVETFAEVLSQLGTRAIVVYGRERLDEAGLANTNDLAIATDRVSLIELDPKELGIKSAPTAALRGGNVQENANILRAVLQGSGTQAQQDVVALNAALALFVGEAIGTEPSLDNFARGFALAKEVLQSGEAWRKLEELAQFLR comes from the coding sequence ATGGTAGAAACTCCCGTTGCCCAAAAGCCATCGTCAACGTCTGACTCCTCCAACTGGTCGAGTTTGCTGCAACAATTGCTAGACAGACAATCGCTTTCGGTCGATCGAGCGGCCGATTTGATGCAGGGATGGCTGACAGAATCGATTCCGACCGTCCTATCGGGGGCGATTCTAGCAGCGTTTCAGGCAAAAGGCGTGTCCGCTCAAGAACTTCTAGGTATGGTTCAGGTTTTGCACTCCCAGTCACTCGTTCCCTGGCGTGAAACGCCAGACGGAGCGTATTCTCGGCTTGCGAGTGAGCGTTGGTCAGTACGACTCCAAGACTCTTTAAGGAATACTTCTCCGTTAATTGATACCTGCGGTACAGGAGGAGATGGAGCATCAACCTTTAATATTTCTACGGCGGTTGCTTTTGTAGCGGCTGCGGTTGGGCTGAAGGTGGCTAAACACGGCAATCGCTCTGCATCGAGTAAAACTGGCTCAGCAGATGTCCTAGAAGCTCTGGGAGTGAATTTGAAGGCTGAACCGGAAAAGGTTCAGAGGGCGGTGAGGGAGGTAGGCATTACTTTTCTGTTTGCTCCTGGCTGGCACCCTGCCCTCAAAGCCGTTGCTCCCCTGCGAAAAACCCTAAAGATACGCACCATCTTTAATTTACTAGGTCCGCTCGTCAATCCTTTACAGCCCACCGGACAAGTGATTGGAGTGAGCGACCCGGCATTGGTAGAAACGTTTGCGGAAGTTTTATCTCAACTGGGAACCAGAGCGATTGTGGTTTACGGACGGGAAAGATTAGATGAGGCAGGATTGGCAAATACTAACGATCTGGCGATCGCCACCGATCGGGTAAGCTTAATTGAATTAGACCCGAAAGAACTCGGCATTAAAAGCGCTCCCACGGCGGCATTGCGAGGTGGCAACGTGCAGGAAAACGCGAATATTCTAAGGGCAGTGCTTCAAGGTAGTGGCACTCAGGCACAGCAGGATGTGGTTGCTTTGAACGCCGCTCTAGCACTTTTTGTTGGCGAAGCCATCGGCACAGAGCCTAGTCTTGATAATTTTGCGCGGGGTTTTGCCCTGGCTAAAGAGGTGCTGCAAAGTGGAGAAGCCTGGAGAAAGTTGGAAGAATTGGCTCAATTTCTTCGGTAA
- the trpB gene encoding tryptophan synthase subunit beta — MVNTQDTQTTTQSRPDPMGRFGQFGGKYVPETLMPALAELETAFKQYRNEPSFQAELQHLLQDYVGRPTPLYFAERLTAHYAKADGSGPQIYLKREDLNHTGAHKINNAIAQVLLAKRMGKQRIIAETGAGQHGVATATACARFGLECVVYMGIHDMERQALNVFRMKLMGATVAPVSAGTGTLKDATSEAIRDWVTNVENTHYILGSVAGPHPYPQLVRDFHAMIGTETRAQAREKWEGLPDILLACVGGGSNAMGLFHEFVNEPLVRLIGVEAAGEGVETEKHAATLTRGRVGVLHGAMSYLLQSDEGQVIEAHSISAGLDYPGVGPEHSYLKDSGRAEYYSVTDEQALKAFERVSKLEGIIPALETAHAFAYLETLCPQLEGSPRIVINCSGRGDKDVQTVAKLWNLN; from the coding sequence ATGGTTAATACGCAAGATACTCAAACAACAACACAATCTCGTCCCGACCCCATGGGTCGATTTGGACAGTTCGGCGGCAAGTACGTGCCAGAAACTCTGATGCCTGCTCTTGCGGAGTTAGAAACTGCTTTTAAACAGTACCGCAACGAGCCAAGCTTCCAAGCAGAACTGCAACATTTACTGCAAGATTATGTTGGTCGTCCCACTCCTCTCTACTTCGCCGAGCGACTCACCGCTCACTACGCTAAAGCAGACGGTAGCGGACCGCAAATCTATCTAAAGCGCGAAGACTTAAACCACACGGGTGCTCACAAGATCAACAATGCCATAGCGCAGGTACTTCTGGCAAAGCGCATGGGCAAACAGCGCATTATTGCTGAAACGGGAGCCGGACAGCACGGAGTAGCCACCGCTACTGCCTGCGCTCGATTTGGGTTAGAGTGCGTCGTCTATATGGGCATCCACGACATGGAGCGTCAGGCACTCAACGTGTTCCGCATGAAGTTGATGGGCGCAACCGTTGCTCCTGTATCCGCAGGCACGGGAACGCTTAAAGACGCTACTAGTGAAGCAATCCGTGACTGGGTAACAAACGTAGAGAACACACACTACATTCTTGGCTCTGTTGCCGGACCTCACCCTTATCCCCAGTTAGTTCGAGATTTTCACGCCATGATCGGCACGGAAACCCGCGCTCAGGCACGAGAAAAATGGGAAGGATTGCCAGATATTCTGCTCGCCTGCGTCGGTGGCGGTTCTAATGCGATGGGACTCTTCCACGAATTTGTTAACGAACCGCTAGTACGTCTCATCGGCGTTGAAGCAGCTGGGGAAGGCGTTGAAACTGAAAAGCACGCTGCTACCTTAACCAGAGGACGAGTTGGCGTTTTGCACGGTGCTATGAGCTACCTACTTCAAAGCGATGAAGGTCAGGTGATCGAGGCGCACTCAATTAGTGCTGGATTAGACTATCCTGGCGTTGGACCAGAGCATAGTTATTTAAAAGATAGTGGACGCGCTGAGTACTACAGCGTTACCGACGAGCAGGCTCTAAAAGCTTTTGAACGCGTGTCTAAACTAGAGGGAATTATTCCGGCTTTGGAAACGGCTCACGCCTTTGCTTATTTAGAAACCCTTTGTCCGCAGTTAGAAGGAAGTCCTCGAATTGTCATTAACTGTTCGGGACGCGGGGACAAAGACGTGCAAACCGTTGCCAAATTATGGAATCTAAACTAG
- the trpA gene encoding tryptophan synthase subunit alpha, with product MTSISQRFQTLRSQPQCALIPFITAGDPDLETTAEALRVLDRNGADMIELGVPYSDPLADGPVIQAAATRALEKGVNLEQVLKLVESVSPDLQAPIILFTYYNLILNLGIKPFMEQIFQVGVRGLVVPDLPVDESAELLETAASVGVEVILLVAPTSSKERIEKIAQKSQGFIYLVSVTGVTGVRSQVQGRVKDLLQQMHQMTDKPIGVGFGISGSEQARQVKDWGADGVIAGSAFVKRLAQGTPSEGLQAIESLCQELKEAIAPVSEKVISA from the coding sequence ATGACTTCAATTTCTCAACGCTTTCAAACTCTGCGATCGCAACCGCAGTGCGCTCTCATTCCCTTTATCACGGCTGGAGATCCAGACCTGGAAACGACAGCCGAGGCGCTACGGGTGCTAGACCGCAACGGCGCTGATATGATTGAGCTAGGAGTTCCCTACTCAGACCCACTAGCCGATGGACCCGTGATTCAAGCAGCTGCTACCCGCGCTTTAGAGAAGGGGGTTAATTTGGAGCAGGTGCTAAAGCTCGTCGAGTCGGTGAGTCCTGACCTACAGGCACCAATCATTCTTTTCACTTACTATAACCTAATTCTAAACCTAGGCATCAAGCCGTTTATGGAGCAAATCTTCCAAGTAGGAGTGCGGGGATTAGTCGTTCCCGATCTTCCTGTCGATGAGTCTGCCGAGCTTTTAGAAACGGCTGCCAGCGTCGGCGTTGAAGTAATTTTGTTAGTTGCTCCGACCTCTTCTAAGGAGCGGATCGAAAAGATCGCCCAAAAGTCTCAGGGATTCATTTATTTAGTAAGCGTTACGGGGGTTACGGGCGTGCGATCGCAAGTTCAGGGACGGGTTAAAGACTTGCTTCAGCAAATGCACCAAATGACCGATAAACCAATCGGCGTTGGCTTTGGTATTTCTGGCAGCGAACAGGCTCGCCAGGTTAAGGACTGGGGAGCCGATGGGGTCATTGCTGGTAGTGCTTTCGTTAAACGGTTAGCTCAGGGCACGCCAAGCGAGGGATTACAAGCAATTGAGTCTCTCTGCCAAGAACTCAAAGAAGCGATCGCCCCAGTGTCAGAAAAAGTCATTTCAGCCTAG
- the trpC gene encoding indole-3-glycerol phosphate synthase TrpC, translated as MRIRRRSPHQAVKDYPIAAPNTEPRHILEKIVWHKEREVAQMQASLPLSELKSQVRAVSPARNFLLALQESPSHPSLIAEVKKASPSKGIIRADFDPISIAQAYERAGAACLSVLSDRAFFQGSFDNLRLVRRSVSLPLLCKEFIIDPYQIHLARAAGADAVLLIVAILSDCDLQDFLNAIDSLGMTALVEVHTAAELDRALSLSNLRLLGINNRDLENFTVDLETTEQLIQQQREQIDSKGITVVSESGLFERADLERVSQAGARAVLIGESLVKQSDIEQAVRKILNEEKGAVQSPNSAPIAHGAEI; from the coding sequence ATGCGGATTCGTCGTCGATCGCCTCACCAAGCAGTAAAAGACTACCCAATTGCGGCTCCGAATACCGAACCGCGTCACATCCTCGAAAAAATTGTTTGGCACAAAGAGCGAGAAGTAGCTCAGATGCAGGCTTCGCTTCCTCTTTCCGAGCTAAAAAGCCAAGTTCGGGCAGTGTCGCCAGCGAGAAACTTTCTCTTAGCTTTACAGGAAAGCCCTAGCCACCCAAGCTTAATTGCCGAGGTTAAAAAGGCTTCGCCAAGTAAGGGAATCATTCGGGCAGATTTCGATCCCATTAGTATTGCCCAAGCCTATGAACGAGCTGGTGCTGCCTGCTTGTCGGTGCTAAGCGATCGCGCCTTCTTTCAGGGGAGTTTCGATAATCTGCGCTTAGTTCGTCGCAGCGTATCTTTACCGCTGCTGTGCAAGGAGTTTATCATCGACCCCTACCAAATTCACTTAGCGCGAGCGGCAGGAGCCGATGCAGTGCTGCTTATCGTTGCTATTTTAAGCGATTGCGACCTGCAAGACTTTTTAAACGCGATCGACTCTCTAGGCATGACGGCACTGGTAGAAGTGCATACAGCCGCAGAACTCGATCGCGCCCTGTCTCTATCTAACTTGCGCCTGCTAGGAATCAATAACCGCGATTTAGAAAACTTTACTGTCGATCTTGAAACCACCGAGCAATTAATCCAGCAGCAACGAGAACAAATAGACAGTAAGGGGATAACGGTAGTCAGCGAGTCGGGTTTGTTCGAGCGAGCCGATTTAGAGCGGGTGTCTCAAGCCGGAGCCCGCGCTGTTCTGATTGGAGAGTCTTTAGTCAAGCAATCAGATATAGAACAGGCCGTCCGCAAAATTCTGAATGAAGAAAAGGGAGCAGTACAGTCACCAAATAGCGCCCCTATTGCCCACGGTGCAGAGATTTAA
- a CDS encoding anthranilate synthase — translation MKFHSYTTQGGIHVSRSAVEMQMDDAIESVLSCLDSQRGGLFASSYEYPGRYKRWAIGFVNPPLELTTRDRNFTWKALNERGRVLLPYLAEHLSLHPQLQEVLLEDDRLVGFIEQASQSFTEEERSKQPSAFSVVREISQTFYSNEDENLGLYGAFGYDLVFQFESIAKHRDRPTDQQDLLLYLPDELFVIDYYLEQAYRYQYEFETGHGGTEGIPRTGEFIDYRGQRLTPERESDHVPGEYADKVIEALEYFRRGDLFEVVPSQNFYRACVASPTDLFRTLQQINPSPYGFLLNLGGEYLIGASPEMFVRVEGKYVETCPISGTIGRGVDAIGDAAQIRLLLNSHKDAAELTMCTDVDRNDKSRICEPGSVQVIGRRQVEVYSHLIHTVDHVEGILRPEFDALDAFLTHTWAVTVTGAPKRSAMQFIEEREHSPRRWYGGAVGWLAFNGNINTGLTLRTMRLKDSIAEVRVGATVLYDSDPAAEEQETLTKAAALFQTLCDAGQTVETEKTAKANISSQSPQSQVQKRVLLIDYEDSFVHTLANYLRQAGAIVTTLRHGFPASVFDRESPDLVVFSPGPGKPSDFGVPETVMSCVRRELPIFGVCLGLQSIVEAFGGELGILDYPQHGKTSVINIVEDSALFNNVPKSFEVGRYHSLFALKDRLPEQLRVTALSEDGVIMAIEHKTQAIAGVQFHPESIMTLGSGVGLSIIENVIQSYAKSRLTKSAISVS, via the coding sequence ATGAAGTTTCATTCCTACACGACCCAAGGCGGCATTCACGTCTCTCGCTCTGCCGTTGAGATGCAAATGGACGATGCTATAGAATCTGTTCTGTCGTGTCTAGATTCTCAACGGGGAGGCTTATTTGCTAGTAGCTATGAATATCCTGGACGATACAAACGGTGGGCAATTGGATTTGTCAATCCGCCTTTAGAGCTGACAACGCGCGATCGCAACTTTACCTGGAAAGCTCTTAACGAACGGGGTAGAGTTCTTTTGCCCTACCTAGCAGAGCACCTTTCTCTACATCCGCAGCTTCAAGAGGTTTTATTAGAAGACGATCGCCTTGTTGGTTTTATTGAGCAGGCAAGCCAGTCTTTTACTGAAGAGGAACGAAGTAAGCAACCTTCTGCGTTTAGTGTTGTCCGCGAAATTTCTCAAACCTTCTACAGCAACGAAGACGAAAACCTGGGACTTTATGGAGCGTTTGGCTACGATTTAGTCTTTCAATTCGAGTCAATTGCTAAACATCGCGATCGGCCTACTGACCAGCAAGATTTGCTGCTATATCTGCCTGACGAGCTGTTTGTTATAGACTACTATCTTGAGCAAGCCTACCGTTATCAGTACGAGTTTGAAACTGGACACGGCGGTACTGAAGGAATACCTCGTACTGGCGAGTTTATCGACTATCGGGGACAGCGGCTAACGCCCGAACGGGAATCGGATCACGTACCTGGCGAGTATGCTGATAAAGTGATAGAAGCTTTAGAATACTTCCGTCGCGGTGATTTATTTGAAGTTGTTCCGAGTCAGAACTTCTATAGAGCCTGCGTAGCCTCGCCTACAGATTTATTCCGTACTTTACAGCAAATCAATCCGAGTCCTTACGGCTTCTTGCTTAATTTGGGGGGAGAATACCTGATCGGTGCTTCTCCAGAAATGTTTGTGCGGGTAGAGGGCAAATACGTAGAAACCTGCCCGATTAGCGGTACGATTGGTCGCGGTGTCGATGCGATCGGTGATGCTGCTCAGATTCGGCTGCTGCTCAACTCTCATAAAGACGCAGCAGAGCTAACTATGTGTACTGACGTAGACCGCAACGACAAGTCTCGGATCTGCGAGCCAGGATCGGTACAGGTAATTGGTCGCCGTCAGGTAGAGGTGTATAGCCACCTCATCCATACCGTCGATCACGTCGAAGGGATCCTGCGTCCTGAATTTGATGCCCTAGATGCTTTCCTAACCCACACCTGGGCTGTCACCGTCACAGGCGCGCCAAAGCGCTCTGCCATGCAGTTCATTGAGGAGCGCGAACACAGCCCTCGGCGCTGGTACGGCGGTGCTGTAGGCTGGTTAGCCTTTAACGGCAACATAAATACAGGCTTAACACTGAGGACAATGCGACTTAAAGATTCAATTGCCGAAGTACGGGTGGGAGCAACTGTTCTGTATGACTCAGATCCCGCCGCCGAAGAACAGGAAACTCTCACCAAAGCTGCTGCCCTTTTTCAGACCCTTTGCGATGCTGGTCAGACGGTTGAGACTGAGAAAACTGCCAAAGCCAATATTAGCAGTCAATCCCCCCAGTCCCAAGTTCAAAAGCGAGTGCTGCTGATCGACTACGAAGACTCCTTCGTACACACTTTAGCTAACTACCTGCGTCAAGCTGGGGCGATTGTCACTACCCTGCGTCACGGTTTTCCCGCATCAGTATTTGATCGCGAATCTCCCGATCTCGTCGTTTTTTCGCCTGGTCCTGGCAAACCAAGTGACTTTGGCGTTCCCGAAACCGTCATGAGCTGCGTCCGCCGCGAGCTGCCGATTTTTGGTGTTTGTTTAGGGCTGCAAAGCATTGTCGAAGCGTTTGGAGGCGAACTTGGTATCCTAGATTATCCCCAGCACGGTAAGACATCTGTCATTAACATTGTTGAAGATTCGGCACTCTTTAACAACGTTCCGAAGTCTTTTGAGGTCGGTCGATACCACTCCCTGTTTGCCCTCAAAGACCGTTTGCCCGAGCAACTTAGGGTAACAGCACTGTCGGAAGATGGCGTGATTATGGCAATCGAACATAAAACTCAGGCGATCGCCGGCGTCCAGTTCCACCCAGAGTCGATTATGACCCTGGGGAGTGGAGTTGGCTTGTCGATTATTGAGAACGTGATTCAAAGCTACGCCAAATCGAGACTGACAAAGTCGGCTATATCTGTCAGCTAA